In the genome of Tropicibacter oceani, one region contains:
- a CDS encoding ABC transporter ATP-binding protein, whose translation MTQDAIRVSGLKKTYEGGKEALKGIDLDVPAGSVFGLLGPNGAGKSTMINILAGLVTKTAGQVDIWGWDQDQNPRQSRAAIGVMPQELNLDPFFTPRGALEVQAGLYGVPKAQRKTAEILEMVGLTDKAEAYARTLSGGMRRRLLLAKALVHSPQVLVLDEPTAGVDIELRQMLWNNVRKLNRERGMTIILTTHYLEEAEEMCDEIAIINHGSVVARDSTANLLGQLDAKTMVIQPDKTPINLPSGPGITVEQRSDGTIALSYHAAKTSAEEVLAAVHAADIRIRDVRTEQADLQDVFLALTKNR comes from the coding sequence ATGACACAGGACGCAATCCGGGTTTCCGGCCTGAAAAAGACCTATGAAGGCGGCAAAGAGGCGCTCAAAGGCATCGACCTTGACGTGCCCGCCGGCTCGGTCTTTGGGCTGCTCGGGCCCAATGGCGCGGGCAAATCCACGATGATCAACATCCTTGCCGGGCTGGTGACCAAAACCGCTGGCCAGGTCGACATCTGGGGCTGGGATCAGGACCAGAACCCCCGCCAAAGCCGCGCCGCCATCGGCGTCATGCCGCAGGAGCTCAACCTCGACCCGTTCTTTACTCCGCGTGGCGCGCTCGAAGTGCAGGCCGGGCTTTACGGCGTACCCAAGGCGCAGCGCAAAACCGCTGAAATCCTCGAAATGGTCGGCCTGACAGACAAGGCCGAGGCCTACGCCCGCACCCTGTCAGGCGGCATGCGCCGCCGCCTGTTGCTGGCCAAGGCCCTCGTTCACAGCCCCCAGGTCCTGGTGCTCGACGAACCCACCGCCGGGGTCGACATCGAACTGCGCCAGATGCTGTGGAACAATGTGCGCAAACTCAACCGCGAACGCGGCATGACGATCATCCTGACCACCCACTACCTCGAAGAGGCCGAGGAAATGTGCGACGAGATCGCCATCATCAACCACGGCAGCGTCGTCGCACGCGACAGCACCGCCAACCTGCTGGGCCAGCTCGACGCCAAGACCATGGTGATCCAGCCCGACAAGACCCCGATCAACTTGCCCAGCGGCCCCGGCATCACGGTCGAACAACGCAGCGATGGCACCATCGCGCTCAGCTATCACGCCGCAAAGACCAGCGCCGAAGAGGTCCTGGCCGCCGTCCACGCCGCCGACATCCGCATCCGCGACGTGCGCACCGAACAGGCCGACCTTCAGGACGTCTTCCTTGCCCTGACCAAAAACCGCTGA
- the polA gene encoding DNA polymerase I — translation MAGKFGKGCHLHLIDGSAYIFRAFHALPPLTRKSDGLPIGAVSGFCNMLQRYIDGNNGSDAPTHVAVIFDKGSHTFRNDMYDQYKANREAMPEDLRPQIPLTREATKAFNIACEELEGFEADDIMATLARQAREAGGRVTILSSDKDLMQLVGGGVEMLDPMKNKLIDRDGVHEKFGVGPERVVDVQALAGDSVDNVPGAPGIGIKTAALLINEFGSLEELLDRAEEIKQPKRRQTLIEHRAQIELSKRLVQLDEHMELPFTLDDLEVREPVPEELLDFLSRMEFRTLTKRIADKLDVEAPAIPDTTPEGANPPEQAPDWPAIDPSKYECVSDSAALQRWIDKANDRGWIAVDTETTGLNDMACDLVGISLCVEPGEACYIPLIHRATATDDLFGNDDLAEGQMPLNAVLDALKPMLEDPAVLKIGQNMKFDAKIFSRYGVEVAPIDDTMLMSYAMNAGLHGHGMDTLAERYLSHTPIPIKDLLGSGKKQITFDRVPIEDAVKYAAEDADVTLRLWKTFKPQLHRARVTRVYEGLERPLVPVLKQMEMAGVKVDRDVLSRMSNAFAQKMAGLEAEIHELAGETFNVGSPKQLGEILFDKMGLEGGKKGKTGAYATGADILEDLATEHDLPARILDWRQLSKLKSTYTDALQEHINKDTGRVHTSYSIAGANTGRLASNDPNLQNIPVRSEEGRRIREAFIADEGKVLVSLDYSQIELRILAHMADIPALKEAFRDGHDIHAMTASEMFNVPMEDMTPDIRRQAKAINFGVIYGISGFGLARNLRIPRVEAQGFIDRYFERFPGIKTYMDDTIAFATEHKRVETLFGRVIHTPEIAAKGPRAGFAKRAAINAPIQGTAADIIRRAMVRMPDAIAGLPAKMLLQVHDELIFEVEKDAAEDLIKAARTVMEGAAEPVVKLDVPLIVDAGQGANWAEAH, via the coding sequence ATGGCGGGCAAATTTGGCAAGGGATGCCATCTGCATCTGATCGACGGATCGGCCTATATTTTCCGGGCTTTCCACGCGCTGCCGCCGCTGACCCGGAAATCTGACGGGTTGCCGATTGGTGCGGTCAGCGGCTTTTGCAACATGTTGCAGCGCTATATCGACGGCAACAACGGGTCGGACGCGCCCACCCATGTGGCGGTGATTTTCGACAAGGGCAGCCATACATTTCGCAATGACATGTACGATCAGTACAAGGCCAACCGCGAGGCTATGCCCGAGGACCTGCGCCCGCAGATCCCGCTGACTCGCGAGGCGACCAAGGCGTTTAACATCGCCTGCGAGGAACTCGAAGGGTTCGAGGCGGACGACATCATGGCGACGCTGGCACGCCAGGCACGCGAGGCAGGGGGGCGGGTGACGATCCTGTCGTCGGACAAGGACCTGATGCAGCTGGTCGGCGGCGGTGTCGAAATGCTGGACCCGATGAAGAACAAGCTGATCGACCGCGATGGCGTGCATGAAAAGTTTGGCGTTGGTCCGGAACGGGTGGTCGATGTGCAGGCGCTGGCCGGGGATTCCGTCGACAACGTGCCGGGCGCGCCGGGCATCGGTATCAAGACGGCGGCGCTGCTGATCAACGAATTCGGCTCGCTCGAGGAACTGCTGGACCGGGCCGAAGAGATCAAGCAGCCCAAGCGCCGGCAGACCCTGATCGAGCACCGCGCGCAGATCGAGCTTTCGAAAAGGCTGGTGCAGCTGGACGAACACATGGAGCTGCCGTTCACGCTGGACGATCTGGAAGTGCGCGAGCCGGTGCCAGAGGAGCTGCTGGATTTTCTGTCGCGGATGGAATTCCGCACCCTGACCAAACGCATCGCCGACAAGCTGGACGTCGAGGCCCCCGCCATTCCCGACACCACGCCCGAGGGCGCGAACCCGCCGGAACAGGCGCCTGACTGGCCGGCCATCGACCCGTCGAAATACGAATGCGTGTCGGACTCGGCGGCGTTGCAACGTTGGATCGACAAGGCGAACGATCGTGGCTGGATTGCCGTCGATACAGAGACGACGGGCCTGAACGACATGGCCTGCGATCTGGTCGGCATCTCGCTGTGCGTCGAGCCGGGCGAGGCCTGCTATATTCCTCTGATCCATCGGGCGACCGCCACCGACGATCTGTTCGGCAATGACGATCTGGCCGAGGGACAGATGCCGCTGAACGCGGTTCTGGATGCCTTGAAACCGATGCTTGAGGACCCGGCGGTTCTGAAGATCGGGCAGAACATGAAATTCGACGCCAAGATATTCTCGCGCTACGGGGTCGAAGTTGCGCCGATCGACGATACGATGCTGATGTCCTACGCGATGAACGCGGGTCTGCATGGGCATGGCATGGACACGCTGGCCGAACGCTATCTGTCGCACACGCCAATCCCGATCAAGGACCTGCTGGGGTCGGGCAAAAAGCAGATCACCTTTGACCGCGTGCCCATCGAGGACGCGGTCAAATACGCCGCCGAGGATGCGGATGTGACGCTGCGCCTGTGGAAGACCTTCAAACCGCAGCTGCACCGCGCCCGTGTGACCCGTGTCTACGAAGGGTTGGAACGGCCGCTGGTTCCGGTTCTCAAGCAGATGGAAATGGCCGGGGTCAAGGTGGACCGCGATGTGCTGTCGCGCATGTCCAACGCCTTTGCGCAAAAGATGGCGGGGCTCGAGGCGGAAATTCACGAGTTGGCGGGCGAAACCTTTAACGTCGGCAGCCCCAAACAGTTGGGCGAGATTCTGTTCGACAAGATGGGGCTTGAGGGCGGCAAAAAGGGCAAGACCGGGGCCTATGCCACCGGCGCCGATATCCTTGAGGATCTTGCCACCGAACACGATCTGCCCGCGCGTATTCTGGATTGGCGGCAGCTGTCGAAACTGAAATCGACCTACACTGACGCGCTGCAGGAACACATCAACAAGGACACCGGGCGGGTGCATACCTCGTACTCGATTGCAGGGGCGAACACCGGGCGTCTGGCGTCGAACGATCCGAACCTGCAGAACATTCCCGTCCGCTCAGAGGAAGGCCGCCGCATCCGCGAGGCCTTTATCGCGGATGAGGGCAAGGTGCTGGTGTCGCTGGACTATTCGCAGATCGAATTGCGCATCCTTGCGCATATGGCCGACATTCCCGCGCTGAAAGAGGCGTTCCGCGACGGCCACGACATTCACGCCATGACCGCATCCGAGATGTTCAACGTGCCGATGGAAGACATGACACCGGACATCCGGCGTCAGGCCAAGGCGATCAACTTTGGCGTGATCTACGGCATTTCGGGCTTTGGCCTTGCGCGCAACCTGCGCATCCCGCGGGTCGAGGCACAGGGCTTTATCGACCGGTATTTCGAACGCTTCCCGGGGATCAAGACCTATATGGATGACACGATCGCCTTTGCGACCGAGCACAAGCGGGTGGAAACCCTGTTTGGCCGGGTGATCCACACGCCCGAAATCGCCGCCAAGGGGCCGCGCGCGGGCTTTGCCAAACGCGCGGCGATCAATGCGCCGATCCAGGGCACGGCGGCGGACATCATCCGGCGCGCCATGGTGCGGATGCCCGATGCCATCGCCGGTCTGCCTGCGAAGATGCTGTTGCAGGTGCATGACGAATTGATCTTCGAGGTCGAAAAGGATGCGGCTGAGGATCTGATCAAGGCCGCGCGTACCGTCATGGAAGGGGCGGCGGAACCGGTGGTCAAACTGGACGTGCCGCTGATCGTGGACGCAGGCCAGGGCGCCAACTGGGCCGAAGCGCACTAA
- a CDS encoding DUF5928 domain-containing protein, whose amino-acid sequence MAKIAFILLCHKDPDAIIKQAQSLTAVGDYMSIHFDARAPGADYRKIRAALADNPNVTFARKRIKCGWGEWSLVQATLHAVEAAVERFPRATHFYMLSGDCMAIKSAEYAHEFLDRRDCDYVESFDYFQSDWIKTGWKEERLIYRHWFNERTQKRRFYAMFEAQRRLGLTRKIPEDIEVMIGSQWWCLRRRTIEWILDFARRRRDVMTFFRSTWIPDETFFQTLVRHLVPAHEIDSRTLTFLMFSDYGMPVTLYNDHYDMLLSQDFLFARKISPGATELRRRLGVLYASEGVRFQISNEGRSLYKFLTEKGRIGRRFAPRFWEKESSLGRERELLIVVCKKWHVAKRLLDRVRQMTNIPCIEYLFNEEGCPLPDLGGIQSTMGKRHRHRRALMRMLYDYYDTDRLIVCMDPANLDLLEDFGRDRALTRMLEIECQFSDDYLIGHAKRVGLAGERTPRETLERLLPTVRNDMLFESDQIRDAEFSNFLRIREADTPEANARALSEFLTISEDKAMEIAKTEYLYAD is encoded by the coding sequence ATGGCAAAAATTGCCTTCATCCTTCTGTGTCACAAGGACCCTGACGCCATCATTAAGCAGGCGCAGAGTTTGACAGCCGTGGGCGACTATATGTCGATCCACTTTGACGCGCGCGCGCCCGGCGCCGACTATCGCAAGATCCGCGCGGCGCTGGCCGACAACCCCAACGTGACCTTTGCGCGAAAGCGGATCAAATGCGGCTGGGGGGAATGGAGCCTGGTGCAGGCCACGCTGCACGCGGTCGAGGCGGCGGTGGAACGGTTCCCGCGCGCGACGCATTTCTACATGCTGTCTGGCGACTGCATGGCGATCAAATCCGCCGAATACGCGCATGAATTCCTGGACCGGCGCGACTGCGACTATGTTGAAAGTTTTGACTATTTCCAATCGGACTGGATCAAGACCGGCTGGAAGGAAGAGCGGCTGATCTATCGTCACTGGTTCAACGAACGCACCCAGAAACGCCGGTTCTATGCGATGTTCGAGGCCCAGCGCCGGTTGGGCCTGACCCGCAAGATCCCCGAGGACATCGAGGTGATGATCGGCAGCCAGTGGTGGTGCCTGCGCCGTCGCACCATCGAATGGATCCTCGACTTTGCCCGCCGACGGCGTGACGTGATGACCTTTTTCCGCAGCACATGGATCCCGGACGAGACGTTCTTTCAGACGCTGGTCCGCCATCTTGTCCCGGCGCATGAAATCGACAGCCGTACGCTGACCTTTCTGATGTTTTCGGACTACGGGATGCCGGTGACGCTGTACAACGATCACTATGACATGCTGCTGAGCCAGGATTTCCTGTTCGCCCGCAAGATCAGCCCCGGCGCGACCGAGCTGCGGCGGCGGTTGGGGGTGCTTTATGCCTCGGAGGGGGTGCGGTTCCAGATCTCGAACGAGGGGCGGTCGCTGTACAAGTTCCTGACCGAAAAGGGCCGGATCGGCAGGCGGTTTGCTCCGCGGTTCTGGGAAAAGGAAAGCAGCCTGGGACGCGAACGCGAGTTGCTGATCGTGGTCTGCAAGAAATGGCACGTGGCCAAGCGCCTGCTGGACCGCGTGCGGCAGATGACGAACATCCCCTGCATCGAATACCTGTTCAACGAAGAGGGCTGCCCGCTGCCAGACCTGGGCGGCATCCAGTCGACCATGGGCAAACGCCACCGCCATCGCCGCGCGCTGATGCGGATGCTGTACGACTACTATGACACCGACCGGTTGATCGTCTGCATGGATCCGGCGAACCTGGACCTGCTGGAGGATTTCGGTCGGGATCGGGCGCTGACGCGGATGCTGGAAATCGAGTGCCAGTTCAGCGACGACTACCTGATCGGTCACGCCAAGCGGGTCGGGCTGGCGGGGGAACGCACGCCGCGCGAAACGCTGGAGCGGCTGTTGCCGACGGTGCGCAACGACATGCTGTTCGAAAGCGATCAGATACGGGATGCCGAGTTCAGCAATTTCCTGCGCATCCGCGAGGCCGACACGCCCGAGGCAAACGCCCGCGCCCTGTCCGAGTTCTTGACCATTTCGGAAGACAAGGCGATGGAGATCGCCAAGACCGAATACCTTTACGCCGATTGA
- a CDS encoding zinc-finger domain-containing protein produces MTIEAPETRIVDSHRIACDGGEGALGHPRVWLQIPETTGFVECPYCDAKFVHKDFEGNV; encoded by the coding sequence ATGACCATCGAGGCGCCTGAAACCAGGATCGTTGACAGCCACCGGATCGCCTGTGACGGCGGCGAGGGCGCTTTGGGCCACCCGCGTGTCTGGTTGCAGATCCCCGAGACCACCGGTTTTGTCGAATGCCCCTATTGTGACGCGAAATTCGTGCACAAGGATTTCGAAGGCAACGTCTGA
- a CDS encoding histidine triad nucleotide-binding protein, translating to MGHVYDDQNIFAKILRGEIPNATVLETEHALAFRDIHPQAPTHVLVIPKGPYVCFDHFAQEASDAEIVDYVRAVGEVCRMEGVAEDGWRLIANAGMNGVQEVPHLHVHVLAGRNLGRMLSKG from the coding sequence ATGGGCCATGTTTACGACGACCAGAACATCTTTGCGAAAATCCTGCGCGGGGAAATCCCCAATGCGACGGTGCTGGAGACCGAGCATGCCCTGGCATTTCGCGATATCCATCCGCAGGCCCCGACCCATGTGCTGGTGATCCCCAAGGGGCCCTATGTGTGTTTCGATCACTTTGCCCAGGAAGCGTCGGACGCCGAGATCGTGGATTATGTCCGCGCCGTGGGCGAGGTCTGCCGGATGGAAGGCGTGGCCGAGGATGGCTGGCGTCTGATCGCCAACGCCGGGATGAACGGCGTGCAAGAGGTGCCGCATCTTCACGTGCATGTGCTTGCCGGGCGCAACCTGGGCCGGATGCTGAGCAAGGGTTGA